The proteins below are encoded in one region of Paracoccus sp. N5:
- a CDS encoding NAD(P)/FAD-dependent oxidoreductase: MLDSTVTSRTQAVLDQLNTALEQDDVAAAAGLFATDSYWRDLVAVSWNLKTVEGPAGVADMLDRQLARTRPGNFQIQPGEIPAEEGGVITAWITFETAAGRGWGLIRLKEDRIWTLLTALQELKGFEESRGKRRPMGAEHGAKKNRTTWKERRETEAASLGYDTQPYTVIVGGGQGGIALGARLRQLGVPTIVLDKHDRPGDQWRSRYKSLCLHDPIWYDHLPYIKFPDNWPVFTPKDKVGDWLEMYTKVMELNYWTRSTVERASFDEASGTWTVEVDRDGEKVVLHPTQLVLATGMSGKPNMPKFPGMESFKGTIQHSSQHKGPDEWTGRKVVVIGSNNSAHDICAALWEADADVTMVQRSSTHIVRSDSLMEIGLGALYSEEAVANGVTTEKADMIFASLPYKIMHEFQIPLYDKMRERDAEFYAGLEKAGFQLDWGDDGSGLFMKYLRRGSGYYIDVGASQLIIDGEIKLVSGQVDHFEADAVVLADGTRLPADLVVLATGFGSMNGWAADLISQEVADKVGKVWGLGSATTKDPGPWEGEQRNMWKPTQAPNLWFHGGNLHQSRHYSLYLALQLKARMEGLDTPVYGLQEVHHLS; this comes from the coding sequence ATGCTCGATTCTACCGTCACGAGCCGCACGCAGGCGGTGCTGGACCAGCTCAATACCGCGCTGGAACAGGACGACGTGGCCGCCGCCGCCGGGCTTTTTGCCACCGACAGCTATTGGCGCGACCTGGTCGCCGTCAGCTGGAACCTGAAGACCGTCGAGGGGCCGGCCGGCGTCGCCGACATGCTGGACCGACAGCTGGCCCGGACCCGGCCCGGCAATTTCCAGATCCAGCCCGGAGAGATCCCCGCCGAGGAGGGCGGCGTCATCACCGCCTGGATCACCTTCGAGACCGCCGCCGGGCGCGGCTGGGGCCTGATCCGGCTGAAGGAGGACCGGATCTGGACCCTGCTCACCGCCCTGCAAGAGCTGAAGGGCTTCGAGGAAAGCCGCGGCAAGCGCCGCCCGATGGGCGCCGAACATGGCGCGAAGAAGAACCGCACCACCTGGAAGGAACGCCGCGAGACCGAGGCGGCCTCGCTGGGCTACGACACCCAGCCCTATACGGTGATCGTCGGCGGCGGCCAGGGCGGCATTGCGCTGGGGGCGCGGCTGCGGCAGCTGGGCGTGCCGACCATCGTCCTGGACAAGCACGACCGCCCCGGCGACCAGTGGCGCAGCCGCTACAAGTCTTTGTGCCTGCACGACCCGATCTGGTATGACCACCTGCCCTATATCAAGTTCCCCGACAACTGGCCGGTGTTCACGCCCAAGGACAAGGTGGGCGACTGGCTGGAAATGTATACCAAGGTCATGGAGCTGAACTACTGGACCCGCTCGACCGTCGAGCGCGCCTCCTTCGACGAGGCCTCGGGCACCTGGACCGTCGAGGTGGACCGCGACGGCGAAAAGGTCGTGCTGCACCCGACGCAGCTGGTGCTGGCGACCGGCATGTCGGGCAAGCCGAACATGCCGAAATTCCCCGGCATGGAGAGCTTCAAGGGCACGATCCAGCATTCCTCGCAGCACAAGGGGCCGGACGAATGGACGGGCAGGAAGGTGGTGGTCATCGGCTCGAACAACTCGGCCCATGACATCTGCGCGGCGCTGTGGGAGGCGGACGCGGACGTGACCATGGTGCAGCGCTCCTCGACCCATATCGTGCGCTCGGACAGCCTGATGGAGATCGGGCTGGGCGCGCTTTATTCCGAAGAGGCGGTGGCGAACGGGGTGACGACCGAAAAGGCCGACATGATCTTCGCCTCGCTGCCCTACAAGATCATGCACGAGTTCCAGATCCCGCTTTACGACAAGATGCGCGAGCGTGACGCCGAGTTCTATGCCGGGCTGGAGAAGGCCGGCTTCCAGCTCGACTGGGGCGACGACGGCTCGGGCCTGTTCATGAAATACCTGCGCCGCGGCTCGGGCTATTACATCGACGTGGGCGCGAGCCAGCTGATCATCGACGGCGAGATCAAGCTGGTCTCGGGCCAGGTCGATCACTTCGAGGCGGACGCCGTGGTGCTGGCCGACGGCACCCGGCTGCCGGCCGACCTGGTGGTGCTGGCCACCGGCTTTGGCTCGATGAACGGCTGGGCGGCGGACCTGATCAGCCAGGAGGTCGCCGACAAGGTGGGCAAGGTCTGGGGCCTGGGCTCGGCCACCACCAAGGATCCGGGGCCTTGGGAGGGCGAGCAGCGCAATATGTGGAAGCCGACGCAAGCGCCGAACCTGTGGTTCCACGGCGGCAACCTGCACCAGTCGCGGCATTATTCGCTGTATCTGGCGCTGCAGCTGAAGGCGCGGATGGAGGGTTTGGACACCCCCGTCTATGGCCTGCAAGAGGTGCATCACCTGTCCTGA